In a genomic window of Paracoccaceae bacterium:
- a CDS encoding enoyl-CoA hydratase, with product MAYETIIVDVENHVAQITLNRPDALNALNDELMKELADALTAAQANEKVRCIIITGSEKAFAAGADIAMMKDKSFVEAFSGDLFTPETEQIMRVRKPIIAAVSGYALGGGCELAMMCDFIICSETAKFGQPEINLGVVAGIGGTQRLTRIVGKSKAMDMNLTGRFMDAEEAERSGLVSRVVPCKKLLEEAQNAAQKIAEKSTVSVMVVKEAVNRAYEVPLREGLLFERRMFHALFATEDQSEGMSAFLEKREAQFRDK from the coding sequence ATGGCCTATGAAACGATCATCGTTGATGTAGAGAACCATGTCGCCCAGATCACGCTGAACCGACCAGACGCCCTGAACGCCCTGAATGACGAATTGATGAAAGAACTGGCCGATGCGCTTACTGCGGCACAGGCCAACGAAAAGGTGCGCTGCATCATCATCACCGGTTCGGAAAAAGCCTTCGCTGCGGGCGCCGACATCGCCATGATGAAGGACAAGAGTTTTGTCGAGGCATTCTCCGGAGATCTGTTCACGCCTGAAACAGAGCAGATCATGCGTGTGCGCAAGCCGATTATTGCGGCTGTGTCCGGATACGCTTTGGGGGGAGGCTGCGAACTGGCGATGATGTGTGATTTCATCATCTGTTCGGAGACCGCAAAGTTTGGCCAGCCGGAAATAAACCTTGGCGTCGTGGCGGGCATTGGCGGCACACAGCGCCTGACTCGCATTGTCGGCAAATCCAAAGCGATGGATATGAACCTGACCGGGCGTTTCATGGACGCCGAAGAGGCAGAACGTTCCGGTCTCGTCTCCCGCGTGGTGCCGTGTAAAAAGCTGCTCGAAGAAGCGCAGAACGCTGCACAGAAAATCGCCGAGAAATCCACGGTTTCCGTTATGGTCGTCAAAGAGGCCGTGAACCGTGCCTACGAGGTTCCGCTGCGTGAAGGACTTCTGTTTGAGCGCCGTATGTTTCACGCGCTCTTTGCAACAGAAGATCAATCCGAAGGTATGTCTGCGTTCCTTGAAAAGCGTGAAGCTCAGTTTCGCGACAAATAG
- a CDS encoding methyl-accepting chemotaxis protein — MIDQNSPSIGRFDKSFLVHMIRDFFVVLVIVTVVEFSLKAGLVYYNYHFDGAEEAEAVAEDLADNVRSIMRNEGGPVAARTMYPILEENWSALGYAIAIEPAPVTVRSIEEGFDFTPQGIPADNWPEGRFRAHQIDIVAEEFCLACHYQATVGDVLGTVTVRNYLYRDFAIWFKEVQLTGILATGKILLHSLLLFLILRARMEPLLELRSVVSNLARAYGRLDHRAEIRTSDEFGVLARDLNLFLDRITGIVSELDTVLSKVVVANDDIIAVQGNLRQTVDNVVSGVRQLERNAMLSAKKEPRLSNEWFDAVRSSIVDLDNSLEKIDDTAAATDLLDTLRQVVSNAEAQTQTSESIYNKLADLGDQSETLKSSTLEMTRLEERLKGIIETCGSLVKRLKPGEKTSNL; from the coding sequence ATGATTGATCAGAACAGCCCGTCGATTGGCAGATTTGACAAGTCTTTCCTCGTACACATGATCCGTGACTTTTTTGTCGTTCTGGTGATTGTCACAGTGGTCGAGTTCTCCTTGAAAGCGGGGCTGGTCTATTACAACTATCATTTTGACGGCGCTGAAGAAGCGGAAGCCGTCGCTGAAGACCTGGCGGATAACGTCAGATCCATCATGCGCAATGAAGGTGGCCCGGTCGCAGCCCGCACGATGTATCCCATCCTGGAGGAAAACTGGTCCGCACTGGGATACGCGATTGCCATCGAACCTGCACCCGTAACGGTGCGCTCCATTGAAGAGGGCTTTGATTTTACGCCGCAGGGTATTCCTGCTGACAACTGGCCGGAGGGTCGGTTCCGTGCCCATCAGATCGACATCGTCGCGGAGGAATTTTGTCTCGCATGCCATTATCAGGCGACGGTGGGGGATGTACTGGGGACCGTGACCGTGCGCAATTACCTGTACCGCGACTTTGCTATCTGGTTCAAAGAGGTGCAACTCACCGGCATTCTTGCTACCGGGAAAATCCTGCTTCATTCGCTTTTGTTGTTTCTCATCCTGCGCGCACGGATGGAGCCGTTGCTGGAACTGAGATCAGTTGTCAGCAATCTGGCGCGGGCATATGGGCGGCTGGATCATCGCGCAGAAATTCGGACATCGGATGAATTTGGTGTTCTTGCACGTGACCTCAACCTCTTTCTGGACCGGATCACCGGCATTGTTTCTGAATTGGATACAGTTCTTAGCAAAGTGGTGGTGGCGAATGATGACATCATTGCTGTGCAGGGCAACTTGCGCCAGACGGTGGATAACGTGGTGTCCGGTGTCAGGCAATTGGAGCGCAACGCAATGCTGAGCGCCAAAAAAGAACCGCGCCTGTCAAACGAATGGTTTGATGCAGTACGCAGTTCGATCGTGGATCTGGACAACAGCCTGGAAAAGATCGACGACACCGCCGCGGCCACGGACTTGCTGGATACCCTCCGGCAGGTGGTTTCGAACGCCGAAGCCCAGACACAAACTAGTGAGTCCATCTATAACAAGCTGGCCGATCTAGGGGATCAAAGCGAAACGCTGAAATCATCCACGCTTGAAATGACCCGCCTCGAAGAACGGCTGAAAGGTATCATCGAAACCTGCGGATCATTGGTCAAGCGCCTCAAACCCGGAGAGAAGACTTCAAATCTTTAG
- the rpsT gene encoding 30S ribosomal protein S20 has protein sequence MANSPQAKKRARQNEARFQVNKARRSRIRTFLRKVEEAIASGDKDAAAAALKAAQPELMRGVSKGVFHKNTASRKVSRLSSRVKALG, from the coding sequence ATGGCAAATTCGCCACAAGCAAAAAAACGCGCCCGTCAGAACGAAGCCCGTTTCCAAGTCAACAAAGCACGTCGTTCGCGCATCCGCACTTTCCTGCGCAAAGTAGAAGAAGCCATCGCATCCGGAGACAAGGACGCAGCTGCGGCAGCATTGAAAGCCGCACAGCCCGAGTTGATGCGCGGCGTCAGCAAAGGCGTTTTTCATAAAAATACGGCGTCGCGCAAAGTATCGCGCCTGTCTTCTCGCGTGAAAGCGTTGGGCTAA